The Blautia luti nucleotide sequence TACCAGCTTTTTCTTCGATTCTGGCGAATGCACCGTAAACAATTTTCTGTGCTACACCTTTCTTACCGTCTAACATGATGTTATTGATAAGTTTGGTAACCACTTTATTGTTGTACATTGGATCTGCCAGAACGTCTCTTTTCTGAGTATGTCCTTTACGTGGCACGTTACTTCCCTCCTTAATCATTGTGATTAAATCATCGGTACTCACGCAGATAACTATTGCATGTTCGCACTGGTAAGGTCCTATATTTAACCCGCAACCGGCAGGGTATATGGAATACCGTACAAATTCATAGTTCTAGTCTTCCGTGAATTTTCGATTGATTAATTCCTGCTGTCCTAAACAATAGGATCAGCTCTTAAAATTCTTATGAAACCTTTTTAGAATTATTTCTTTTTCGGTCTCTTAGCGCCGTATTTAGAACGGGCCTGTTTTCTGTTAGCAACACCTGCAGTATCAAGAGTACCTCTGATGATGTGGTATCTTGTACCAGGTAAGTCCTTAACCCTTCCACCACGGATAAGAACAACGCTATGCTCCTGAAGGTTGTGACCTTCTCCTGGGATGTAGCTTGTTACTTCGATTCCGTTGGAAAGACGAACTCTGGCGATTTTTCTAAGAGCTGAGTTAGGCTTCTTAGGAGTTGCAGTCTTAACTGCTGTACAAACGCCACGTTTCTGTGGTGCAGACTGTTCAACTGCTTTCTTTCTTAAAGAGTTGAATGTTTTCTGGAGAGCCGGAGCTGTAGATTTCTTTACAGATGTCTGGCGTCCTTTTCTTACTAACTGGTTGAATGTTGGCATTCCATTTCACCTCCCGATTTATTTCTCCATAGATTTTTCTATGGGGCCTTGCGGTTGCTATTCGTGTAATTACGCGCAAAAAAATTAAACGTTCCTTTTGCACGCTTGCTTATTATATCCTGCAAATCTCCTGCTGTCAAGGGATTTTACAGGAAATTTGCCTTAATTTTTCAACGTTTTTATTTATTGGATATTTTGGTCAGGATACGTAATTGCATTTTCCGGATCACTTCATTATAATAACATTCAAAGATAAATACCAACACTATCATATGCAGAAAGGATCATCTATGAAGAAACCGAACATAATGACAGTTCTTGTGTTTCTGACAGGGCTTCTGTGCATTGTCTCCCTCTTTTTCTTTTCCTGGAGTACATACAGGCAGATCATTTCCACAGAAAAAGATGTAGACGCTGTATCAGAGCAGATTACTGCCAAACAGTCTGAAATACACGAAGCACAGGAAAAATATACCAGCGCTGTGGATCAGGCACAGTCCAATATTGACCGCCTGAAACAGAAAGAGAAAAATCTTTCTCAGAAAGATACCAAGGAGAAAGCAGAAGTCTCTGCCGAAAGTTCTTCCAAACCATCCGTGTTCAACGAAGAAAATACTTCTGTATTCAGTGATTCCAGTGCCACTTCATCCGGTCTGGGCCACATCGTGGGAATCGATCCGGGGCATCAGAGTGAGAATGTAGATATGAGTGCTCTGGAACCTAATGGCCCCGGTTCCTCTGAAATGAAGGCCAAATGCTCCACCGGCACCCAGGGATCTTACACAGGAGTTCCTGAATATGAACTGAATCTGGAAATTTCCCTTCTATTAAAAGATGCACTGGAAGCGAAAGGTTATCAGGTGGTTATGACAAGAACAGACAATGACACAGCCATCAGCAATATGGAACGTGCACAGTATATAGCCGCCCAGGGAGCCGAAATCTATGTCCGCATTCATGCAAATGGTGATGATTCCCACACCACATCCGGTGCCCTGACTATGTGTCCATCTCCCAGTAATCCTTATGTTGCCCAGCTTTCCGAACCCTCTGCCAAATTATCCCAGGATATCCTGGATTCCTATTGCGCAGCTACAGGATTTCAGAATCTTGGCGTCCAGTATTACGACAATATGACCGGGATCAACTGGAGTACAGTTCCCGTCACCATTCTGGAAATGGGATTTATGACCAATGAAAACGATGATACCAAGATGAACAACCCGGAATTCCAACAGACAATGGTAACAGGAATTGTCAATGGCATTGACACTTATTTTGCAGCCAGTTAATTCAGCTCAATCCAGACGGATACCAGCCGTTTAATTATATTATCCGTTTAATCGTCTAATTATGAAAGGAAAATTTTAATGTCCGAAAATAACCAGTCCAAAAAACCTGTCTTTTTATATGTTGTGATCGCAGTATTGACGATCGCAGTTATCGGCCTGGGAGCTCTTTCATTCCTGTCTCTCAGCCATCTTGTTTCCTTACAGCAGAAAGTACAGACTCTCTCAGATACAGTGGAAGACATTTCCACTACTTCCAACACTCTGATCAGTCAGGCTGATCAGCTGAATCAGCTGAAGGAACAGGAAGCCGCACAGCAGGCATCTGCTGCTCAGAATTCTGCTGACGAATCAGAAAGCTCCGGTACTTCTCAGGAAGAAGGTACTCTTTCTCCTTCCAGCAATACAACCTTTACAGATAACACAGACTCCAGTATGGACGCCCTCCTGAACCAGGTGCAGACTCTTCTTCCTCAGGATAACGGTACCTGGTCTGTATATGTGTGCAATCTGTTGAAAGACTCCGACGGAACTGTCAACGATACCCCGATGCAGGCAGCCAGCCTGATCAAGCTGTATATCATGGGAGCTGTATATGAAAATTATGACTCTCTTGCCCAGTCCCACAGTGCCGATACCCTGGACAGCAATATTTCTGCCATGATCACAGTAAGTGATAACGATGCAGCCAATACTCTGGTGAACTGGCTGGGTAATGGAGATGATGCCGCAGGTATGTCCGTTGTCAACCAGTTCTGCCAGGCACATGGTTTCACCAGCACACAGATGAACCGTCTGCTGCTCGCCAGCAGTGAAAACGGCGATAACTATACTTCTGCCAAAGACTGTGGTACATTTTTAAAAGAAATTTATCAGATCGTTAATGGCACTATTTCTGATTCCACGCTTCCGAATGCGGAAGCCATGTATTATCAGTTAAAAATGCAGCAGCGCAAAAACAAGATTCCTGCCCAGATGCCGGATGGCGTACACACAGCCAATAAAACCGGTGAACTGGACACTGTAGAAAACGATGCAGCCATTATCTTCGATACAGCCAAGGGTATTGATCTGGTCATCTGCTTCATGTCTCAGGATCTGAACGACACCGCCACAGCCCAGAATACTATCGCAACAGATGCCCGTGCGATCTACGGTTACTACAATGAATAGGATACGGCAGAAATTTTTCTGAGAGATTCCGGTCAAAAGAAAGCCAGTCTGTAGTTATTTTTTCCACAGACTGGCTTTTTTATTCTCTTTATCAGACGTAGATTCATAATTTACTCAATATTTATTCGGTTTCTTCTGTTTCTTCATAGGATTTTTCCCATATTTCCGAAAAAACTGCCAGCGGACAGTCTGTCAGCAGGCACATGAGCAGAAAGCACTCATAGGGATTTACAATATAGATTTCTCCCATGCCGCACTTCAGCAGGATCTCCTGTATTTCAGTCAGGAAATGTTTATACCTGTTAAATGGATCATCATCTTCCATCTCCTGGGATACAATAAAAAATTCCAGTGTGATCAGGTCAAAACGTTCCACAGGAAGCTTGTGACTGAGAATATTGGTAATCCTCTGTCTGCTGAAACGCTTCTGGCTGAAATGTTTCGCAAGGATAGACGCTGACATCTTTTTCAGATTTCCCATCTTGTTGATAGGAATTCCGCTGCAGATCACTTTTTCCACATCAGAGGGTGTGATCTTCTCTGCTGTCCACACTTTATCCCCGCCTTTTTCCTCTTCATCATGCTGATATAAGCCGGCAATGATCTGTTTCGCATGGTACAGCAGCCTGTCAAATTCCCGAAATGCCTGGCTTCGCTCTGACATGGGATCATCCCTTTTCGCCTTTAATCTGGCCAGAAATTTCAGCAGCTTCTCTTCTGTATCCAGGCAGAGATCATTGCTGCACAGTACCTGGGAACTGTCCATCTGTACAGGTTCCAGCTTCTCATATTTCTTCTTCAGTTCCTCTGCTTTATAGTATCCAAACTGATTACTGTAACAGTACCAGTAAATTACTTCTGCCGGATTATGGAAATCGAAATCCTGCTCTTTCAGGACTCTGGTAAGGAAATCTGAAACATCTTCTGCAGTCATCTTCAGTCCGAAACCCAGCAGAAAGACTGTCTCTCTTTTTACAGATGCCTGGTTCAGCCAGTTATTTACAAGAGCCGACAGCTTCGTAGATGTAGGATTCATGGACTTCGGCGTATAGGTTTCTTTGAAAGAATCCAGAATGATATCTTTATATACTTCCTGTGGAACCTCAGAGAAAGGTTCCTCCAGTTCCGCTCTTTCGTATATGTAACGTTTCAGATGATCACCAAAAGAAACCAGCGTCATTTCTTTATACAGATAGTGAAAGATCACGTCAGCATCTTCATCCTCGAAGCTGTCCAAACTTACTACCTGCCGGAATCTCTGTGCCGCCTTTCTGGTAAATTCATAGTCCTGTACCTTATCAAATGCCACTGTCTGTTCAAAATCCAGATCCTGCATACGATTTTTCATGCTGCATCACCTCTCATTTTTGTCCTTAAGTCCTTTCAGCCAGGTTTTCAGTCTTCTTCCTGAATCCTGTTTCTGCACTTCACACAGGACGATTGTTACATTATCCCGTCCGCCTTTCTGCAATGCACGTTCCAGAAGAAGTTCCACAATATCTGCCAGTGGAATTTCCCTGGCAAGTATATCTGCGATCTCACCGTCCGAGAGCATATCTGTCACTCCATCTGAACACATAAGATATCGATATCCCTCTTTATGTTCAATTTCCTGGATGGATGGTTCCAGAATCTGCTGTTCTTCCGGCACTCCCAGATACTGTGTCAGCGGAGCTTTTCCCAGAAGATTTCTTCCCAGGACATGATCCGTAGATACCTGTCTGAAATGCTCCCCGTCAGAAAAATAGATCCGGCTGTCTCCCAGATTGCATACAAACATGGATTCCGGGGTAAACAGCGTCATCGCCAGAGTTGTCCCCATACTCTGGATATGATTCTCCTCACTGTAACCACACACTGCCTTGTTCATGCTTTTACACACACCCTGGATAAAATCTTCCGGTACATCTCTCAGTGTGCGTTTATTGGCACTGTAGTATTTCCCAAATTCCCGGGAAGCCACGAATGCTGCCATTTCTCCGCAGCTCTCTCCGCCCATACCGTCAAATACTGCCAGCGCAGGTGTTCTGTTTCCGGAAATGGTTTCCGACCGGATTCCCTGGGTTCCATGATTTTCTGCAGGAAGAAGCTCACCGCAGCACCAGAAATTATCCTCATTGTTTGCCCGTACCCTGCCCATATGGCAGGTATAGGCATACTCAATCTGATATGCCATCTTCTGTTTTCGTTCCCTCTCCCTTCAATGCTTTCAGTGAATTATTCCAGTATTTCTCACCGCGCTTTACATATTCGTCATTATCAGTTTCATTATCGTGACATGTTCCATTGGCATCGATCCAGCGGATCAGCTCACCGTCATCATAATAATAATACTCTGCTGTTTCGTCATACCAAATATATGCGAAAAACAGCTTCTCATCCCAGTAGAAATACTCTTCATACTTCTTCTCACCGGACTCTGCCGGATAGATCAGCGCTTTCATACACTGACTCTCTATATCCAGATTTCCATCTGCATTCTCAACTGTCTTTACACGTTTCAGGTATCTGAGCACTGTGCCTTCTGACCCTACCCAGTCATAACTGTCCAGATCATCCGTGATAGTTGTGGCTCGGTCTTTAATGTTCTCGATCGCTGTTGTGAAATCCTTGGAATCTCCTTTGTCAATGCCATATTTGTCATTGTCCAGAATATCTACCAGACTGTTTCCCGGAGCATCGGAAGAATTATGCATGCTGATTCTGATATAAAGTCCTCCTGCTATCAGAACTGCAAGTCCCACCACTGCCGCAACCAGGGCTCTTCTCAACATCTTCTCTTTCTTTCTGCGGCGTCTTCTGGCTGCCATGATTCTGGCAGACTGTGCAATATTCTGTTCTCTGTCCTTCTGTGAAACCGACTGCTGAACTGGCTGTGAAACTTTAACCGTTTCTGCCGGATGTACCTGTTTCGGCTGTACTGTAGCCGTCTTATATGCCTGACTCCTGGATTTCGGCTCCGTCTCTCCTGAAGATGTCGGAGCTGGACGATCTTTCTGTTTAATTTCTGAAGTCTTCTGAGCCCTTCCGGTCATTCTGCCGTGTTTCAGATCATCCAGATCCCTGTAAAATTCCTCAGGAGTCTGGTATCGTTTGGCCGGATCAAAGGCGCACGCCTTCAGGATGATCTGTGCAAACAGTCTGCCTGCCTCTGCCGGAGGTTCCATCTGTTCCCCGGACATTCGTCTGGTCAGCGCATTCTCTTTATCCCTGTAAGTGATAAACTGTTTCTCCAGATTCATAAAAGGTAGTCTGTTATGGTTCATAAGCTTATATAGTACAATACCCAGTGAATAAATATCCACTCCGCTGTCATATTTCTCACCTTTATACATCTCAGGTGCCATATAAGAATAAGTACCCTTTTTCGAAAAACCACTCATAGTGCGTTCCAGTTCCCGGGCAATGTCGAAGTCTCCCAGCTTGAAATCTCCGAATCTGGACACAAAAATATTCTCCGGTTTAATATCCCGGTGAATAATATTCAGCTTCCTGCAGTATTCCAGAGCCTTACTTAAGTCCAGGCCAAGCTGTATCACTTCATTCTCAGTGAGCTGTTTCTCCGCGCAGCAGTCCATAAAACTAGTAAGATATTCCATACGTATGGAAATTTCCCATCCGATGGCATCCAGATATTCCATTACCTTGAAGTCCTCTACGGATACAATGTAGGAATTTCCGCGGAAATACTCCATGGTGCTGATTTCCTGGATACATTCTTCTACCAGATTCTGGAAATACTGTCTGGCTGCCTGGTCATCTCCGGTTTCAGACCGTACACTGTTCAGTTCGCTCTGGCTTCCGGGAATATTGATGATCTTAATTGCTGAATAGAAAGATTTTCCCCGTTCTGTGCGCTGCGCTTTATAAACCTTGCCGAAAGAGCCTTCGCCGATCTTCTCAATAATCTTCCACTCCGGCCATGCGGAAACCGGCAGTTCCTTGTCCATGCTGCACCTCCTTTTTTGTTTCTTTATATTTTTCTTATTATACTGAAATTATAACAGAAAAGATAGGTTTCTTTGTATTTTTCTTTTTTACATTTTCTTCCATATATCATACTTTCCTGCAGGATCTGATGTTAGTTTCCTGTCGATATATTTTGACAAAAAAAGATGCAGACTTCCTGAGAAATCTGCATCTTCATATAATTATTCGTTATCTTCGGACTCTTCCTGTTCTGTTTCAGCAGAATCTTCCTCAACGTCAGATTCCTCAACATCGAATTCCTCATCTTCCGGAAGTTCTTCTTCCATTGTGATAAGTTCTTCATCCTTCAGTTCTTCGTCCTGAAGCTCTTCTGCTTCCTCTAACTCATGATGTGGTTCAGGCATTGTAGTATCCAGTCTTACTTCGCTGTAGCGTTTCATACCAGTACCAGCCGGAATCAGTTTACCGATGATTACGTTCTCTTTCAGACCGATCAGCGGATCGACTTTACCCTTGATAGCAGCTTCTGTCAGAACCTTGGTTGTTTCCTGGAAGGAAGCGGCTGACAGGAAGGAGTTGGTAGCAAGGGATGCCTTGGTGATACCAAGCATAACCTGTTTTCCTTCTGCAGGCTGTTTGCCTTCTTTTTCCATCTGCTCGTTAACATCCTCATATTCAAGGAAATCAACCAATGTTCCCGGAAGGAATTCTGTATCTCCGTTATCTTCGATACGGATCTTCTTCAGCATCTGGCGAACGATAACTTCGATATGCTTATCACTGATCTCAACACCCTGGAGACGGTATACACGCTGTACTTCACGGATCATGTAATCCTGAACTGCACGTACACCCTTGATTCTCAGGATATCGTGCGGATTTACGCTACCTTCTGTAAGCTCATCACCGGCTTCAAGAACCTGTCCGTCAGTGATCTTGATACGGGAACCGTATGGGATAAGATAAGTCTTGGACTCACCTGTCTCCTGATCTGTAACGATAACTTCACGTTTCTTCTTAGTGTCATTGATAACAGCAACACCAGGGATTTCTGTGATGATGGCAAGACCTTTCGGCTTTCTTGCCTCGAAAAGCTCCTCGACACGAGGAAGACCCTGTGTGATATCTCCACCGGCAACACCACCACTATGGAAGGTACGCATGGTAAGCTGTGTACCTGGCTCACCGATAGACTGAGCAGCGATGATACCGACAGACTCACCAACCTGAACTGCTTCACCAGTTGCAAGGTTCGCACCGTAACATTTCGCACAGATACCAACTTTACACTTACATGTAAGGATTGTACGGATCTTAACTCTCTCGATGGATCCACCTGTTACGTTGTCAACGCCCTCTTTCATAATGCGGGCTGCACGCTTCGGTGTGATCATATGGTTAGCTTTTACTATAACTTCGCCATCTTTATTCTTAATTGTCTCGCAGGCGAAACGGCCTGTGATACGTTCCTGAAGTCCTTCGATCTCTTCTTTACCGTCTACGAAGCCTTCTACATACATACCTGAGATTTCATCTCTGTTCTCACAGCAATCTGTCTCACGTACGATCAGATCCTGGGAAACGTCAACCATACGTCTTGTCAGGTAACCTGAATCGGCTGTACGAAGAGCGGTATCGGACATACCTTTTCGAGCTCCATGGGCAGACATGAAGTATTCCAGTACATCAAGACCTTCACGGAAGTTTGACTTGATAGGCAGCTCGATGGTGTGACCGGTTGTATCGGCCATCAGTCCTCGCATACCTGCAAGCTGTTTGATCTGTTTATCGGAACCACGGGCACCGGAGTCAGCCATCATGAAGATGTTGTTGTATTTATCAAGTCCGGACAGAAGAGCATGTGTCAGCTCATCGTCAGTCTTCTTCCATGTATCAACAACTTCTTTGTAACGCTCTTCTTCAGTGATAAGACCACGTTTGTAGTTCTTTGTAATAAGGTCTACTGTATCCTGAGCCTGTTTGATCATTTCCGGTTTCTGCGGCGGAACGGTCATATCGGCAATGGCAACAGTCATGGCAGCACGTGTGGAATACTTGTAACCTGTAGCCTTGATAGAGTCAAGAACCTCAGCAGTCTTTGTAGCACCGTGAGTATTGATAACTTTTTCAAGAATCTGTTTCAGCTGTTTCTTAGCTACCAGGAAGTCAACTTCAAGGAGAAGTTCATTTCCAGGAATGCTTCTGTCTACGAAACCAAGATCCTGAGGAAGGATTTCGTTGAACAGGAAACGTCCAAGTGTAGATTCTACGTTACCGGTCAGAACGGAGCCGTCCGGCATTGTCTTGCTGCAGCGAACTTTGATCTTGGACTGCAGTGTGATTACTTTATTTTCATAAGCAAGGATTGCTTCGTTTACGCTCTTGAAGAACTTGCCTTCACCCTTGTTTCCAGGTCTCTCCTGAGTCAGATAGTAGATACCAAGTACCATATCCTGTGAAGGAACAGCTACAGGTCCACCATCAGAAGGTTTCAGCAGGTTGTTCGGTGATAACAGAAGGAAACGGCACTCTGCCTGAGCTTCCTGTGAAAGCGGAAGATGTACGGCCATCTGATCACCATCAAAGTCGGCGTTGAACGCGGTACAAACAAGCGGATGCAGTTTGATCGCTTTACCTTCTACAAGAATCGGTTCGAATGCCTGGATACCAAGACGGTGCAGTGTAGGTGCACGGTTCAGCATAACCGGATGTTCTTTGATAACATCTTCGAGAACATCCCATACAGCCGGCTCCAGTTTCTCTACCATTTTCTTAGCGTTCTTAATGTTGTGTGAAGTTCCGTTGGCAACAAGTTCTTTCATAACGAAAGGTTTGAACAGCTCGATCGCCATCTCTTTCGGAAGACCACACTGGTAAATCTTAAGTTCCGGTCCTACGACGATAACGGAACGTCCGGAATAGTCAACTCGTTTACCAAGAAGGTTCTGACGGAAACGTCCGGATTTACCTTTCAGCATATCGGAAAGGGATTTCAGGGCTCTGTTTCCAGGACCTGTTACAGGACGTCCACGACGACCGTTGTCGATCAGGGCATCAACTGCTTCCTGAAGCATACGTTTCTCGTTACGAACGATGATATCCGGTGCACCTAATTCCAGAAGTCTCTTCAGACGGTTGTTACGGTTGATGATTCTTCTGTAAAGATCATTTAAGTCAGATGTTGCGAAACGTCCACCATCCAGCTGAACCATAGGACGCAGATCCGGCGGAATGACAGGGATAACTGTCATGATCATCCACTCAGGACGGTTTCCTGACTCACGGAAAGATTCTACAACTTCCAGACGTTTGATGATTCTTGCACGTTTCTGACCTGTAGCATCTTTTAATTCTTTCTTCAGTTCTGCAGAATCTTTCTCAAGATCAATTGCCTCAAGAAGTTCCTTGATGGATTCTGCACCCATACCTACACGGAAATCATATCCATAAGCCTCACGGGCATCCTGATATTCTCTCTCTGTAAGTACCTGTTTGTACTGGAGTCCGGAATTAGCCGGATCCAGTACAATATAGTTTGCAAAGTAAAGGACTTTCTCCAGAGTTCTCGGAGAAATGTCAAGGATCAGACCCATACGGGACGGAATTCCTTTGAAATACCAGATGTGGGATACCGGAGCAGCCAGCTCGATATGTCCCATACGCTCTCTACGTACAGAGGATTTGGTAACTTCTACACCACATCTGTCGCAGACAACGCCTTTATAGCGAATCTTTTTGTACTTTCCACAGTGGCACTCCCAGTCCTTACTCGGTCCAAAGATCTTTTCACAGAAAAGTCCGTCTTTCTCCGGTTTCAAGGTACGGTAGTTGATGGTCTCAGGTTTTAAAACCTCGCCTCTTGACCACTCTCTGATTTTCTCAGGGGACGCCAGTCCGATTTTGATGGCATCGAAAGTCATTGGCTGATATGTTTCATTGGCGTTAGTTGTTTCTGCCATGTATTCTTTCCCCTTTCTTACTCTTCGTCATCGTCTTCAAGAGCTTCATCCAGCTCAATGAAGTCGTCATCCTCATCTTCGTCCTCGTCAATATCAACGAGTTCTTCTCCGTCAAACTCCTGCTTTGTATAGCCGTGTTTGCCGTAGTCTTCTTCTCTGTCGTGATGTCTTCTGGAATCTCCTTCGATAACAGAACGAAGATCTGTATCGCCGTAATCTACAGATTCAAGAAGATGTACTTCTGTATTGTCATCCTTGAGTACCTTCACATCCAGACCAAGAGACTGAAGCTCTTTTAAGAGAACCTTGAAGGATTCCGGAATACCCGGCTCAGGAATATTGTCACCCTTGATGATCGCTTCGTATGTCTTCACACGACCAACAACATCATCGGATTTCACTGTCAGGATTTCCTGCAGTGTGTAGGATGCGCCGTATGCTTCCAGTGCCCAAACCTCCATCTCACCAAAACGCTGTCCACCGAACTGAGCTTTACCACCCAGAGGCTGCTGTGTTACCAGAGAGTAAGGACCTGTAGAACGTGCATGGATCTTATCATCAACCAGATGATGCAGTTTCAGATAGTGCATGTGACCGATTGTTACAGGGCTGTCGAAGTATTCACCTGTACGTCCGTCACGAAGGCGTACTTTACCATCTCTGGAGATCGGAACGCCTTTCCACAATGCTCTGTGAGCTTTATTCTCATCCAGATACTGCATTACATCAGGTGCTAAAATGTCTTTGTATTTCTCACGGAACTCTTCAAAGTCTTCTGTGTTTACATAGTCGTTTGCAAGTTCCAGTGTATCCTGGATATCATGCTCGTTGGCGCCCTGGAAAATAGGAGTTGCAACGTTGAATCCAAGTGCTTTCGCTGCAAGGCTTAAGTGAATCTCCAGAACCTGTCCGATATTCATTCGGGAAGGCACACCCAGAGGGTTCAGCACGATATCAAGCGGACGTCCGTTCGGAAGGAATGGCATATCTTCAACAGGAAGTACACGGGAAACAACACCTTTGTTACCGTGACGTCCGGCCATCTTATCACCAACGGAAATCTTTCTCTTCTGTGCGATGTAGATACGTACGGACTGGTTTACACCAGGGGACATCTCATCGCCATTCTCTCTTGTAAATACCTTGGCATCTACGACAATACCGTATTCACCGTGTGGTACTTTCAGAGAAGTATCACGAACTTCACGTGCTTTCTCACCGAAGATTGCACGAAGAAGTCTCTCTTCTGCAGTAAGCTCTGTCTCTCCCTTAGGAGTAACTTTACCAACAAGGATATCACCGGCACGTACTTCTGCACCGATACGGATGATACCACGCTCATCCAGATCCTTCAGTGCGTCGTCGCCGACACCAGGAACGTCACGTGTAATCTCTTCCGGTCCAAGTTTGGTATCACGGGCTTCTGCCTCATATTCTTCAATATGAACAGATGTATAAACATCGTCCATAACAAGTCTCTCACTAAGAAGTACAGCATCCTCGTAGTTGTAACCTTCCCAGGTCATGAATCCGATCAGTGGGTTCTTACCAAGGGCAAGTTCTCCGTTTGCTGTAGAAGGACCATCTGCGATAACCTGTCCTGCCTCTACGTGCTCACCCTGGAATACGATTGGCTTCTGATTGTAGCAGTTGCTCTGGTTACTTCTTAAATATTTGGTCAGATGGTAATCATCTTTTGTTCCATCGTCGTTCTTGATGCTGATGTCTGTAGATGTGGAACGAAGTACAGTACCGGCTTTCTTTGCAACTACGCAGACACCGGAGTCGACTGCTGTCTTAACTTCCATACCTGTACCAACTACAGGAGCTTCTGTTGTAAGAAGCGGTACGGCCTGACGCTGCATGTTAGATCCCATCAGCGCACGGTTAGCATCGTCGTTCTGAAGGAACGGAATCAGTGCTGTAGCAACAGAGAATACCATACGAGGAGATACGTCCATGTAATCAAACATATGACGCTCATACTCCTGAGTCTCTTCACGGAAACGACCGGATACATTCTTATGAATGAAGTGTCCTTCTTCGTCCAGAGGCTCGTTGGCCTGTGCTACATGGTAATTATCCTCTTCATCTGCGGTCATATATACAACTTCATCTGTTACACGAGGATTCTTAGGATCTGTTTTATCGATCTTACGGT carries:
- the rpoC gene encoding DNA-directed RNA polymerase subunit beta'; this encodes MAETTNANETYQPMTFDAIKIGLASPEKIREWSRGEVLKPETINYRTLKPEKDGLFCEKIFGPSKDWECHCGKYKKIRYKGVVCDRCGVEVTKSSVRRERMGHIELAAPVSHIWYFKGIPSRMGLILDISPRTLEKVLYFANYIVLDPANSGLQYKQVLTEREYQDAREAYGYDFRVGMGAESIKELLEAIDLEKDSAELKKELKDATGQKRARIIKRLEVVESFRESGNRPEWMIMTVIPVIPPDLRPMVQLDGGRFATSDLNDLYRRIINRNNRLKRLLELGAPDIIVRNEKRMLQEAVDALIDNGRRGRPVTGPGNRALKSLSDMLKGKSGRFRQNLLGKRVDYSGRSVIVVGPELKIYQCGLPKEMAIELFKPFVMKELVANGTSHNIKNAKKMVEKLEPAVWDVLEDVIKEHPVMLNRAPTLHRLGIQAFEPILVEGKAIKLHPLVCTAFNADFDGDQMAVHLPLSQEAQAECRFLLLSPNNLLKPSDGGPVAVPSQDMVLGIYYLTQERPGNKGEGKFFKSVNEAILAYENKVITLQSKIKVRCSKTMPDGSVLTGNVESTLGRFLFNEILPQDLGFVDRSIPGNELLLEVDFLVAKKQLKQILEKVINTHGATKTAEVLDSIKATGYKYSTRAAMTVAIADMTVPPQKPEMIKQAQDTVDLITKNYKRGLITEEERYKEVVDTWKKTDDELTHALLSGLDKYNNIFMMADSGARGSDKQIKQLAGMRGLMADTTGHTIELPIKSNFREGLDVLEYFMSAHGARKGMSDTALRTADSGYLTRRMVDVSQDLIVRETDCCENRDEISGMYVEGFVDGKEEIEGLQERITGRFACETIKNKDGEVIVKANHMITPKRAARIMKEGVDNVTGGSIERVKIRTILTCKCKVGICAKCYGANLATGEAVQVGESVGIIAAQSIGEPGTQLTMRTFHSGGVAGGDITQGLPRVEELFEARKPKGLAIITEIPGVAVINDTKKKREVIVTDQETGESKTYLIPYGSRIKITDGQVLEAGDELTEGSVNPHDILRIKGVRAVQDYMIREVQRVYRLQGVEISDKHIEVIVRQMLKKIRIEDNGDTEFLPGTLVDFLEYEDVNEQMEKEGKQPAEGKQVMLGITKASLATNSFLSAASFQETTKVLTEAAIKGKVDPLIGLKENVIIGKLIPAGTGMKRYSEVRLDTTMPEPHHELEEAEELQDEELKDEELITMEEELPEDEEFDVEESDVEEDSAETEQEESEDNE
- a CDS encoding DNA-directed RNA polymerase subunit beta; this encodes MEKNRIRSVKTGKSMRMSYQRQEEVLEMPNLIEVQRDSYKWFLDEGLREVFDDISPIADYGGKLSLEFIDFTFDEKDAKYNIEQCKERDATYAAPLKVRVRLINKETEEINEHEIFMGDLPIMTVTGTFVINGAERVIVSQLVRSPGIYYAIAHDKLGKRLFSSTVIPNRGAWLEYETDSNDVFYVRVDRTRKVPITVLIRALGVGSNAEIIDLFGEEPKILASFTKDTSTNYQEGLLELYKKIRPGEPLAVESAESLINAMFFDPRRYDLAKVGRYKFNKKLHLNRRIVGHKLAEDVVDASTGEILAEEGTVVTKEMANTIQNSAVPYVWILGEEDRRIKVLSNLMVDIRHYLPEIEDPKSIGVTELVYYPVLENILEENDTLEDRIAAIHRDIHDLIPKHITKEDIFASINYNMHLEYGLGNADDIDHLGNRRIRAVGELLQNQYRIGLSRLERVVRERMTTQDTENISPQSLINIKPVTAAVKEFFGSSQLSQFMDQNNPLGELTHKRRLSALGPGGLSRDRAGFEVRDVHYSHYGRMCPVETPEGPNIGLINSLASYARINQYGFIEAPYRKIDKTDPKNPRVTDEVVYMTADEEDNYHVAQANEPLDEEGHFIHKNVSGRFREETQEYERHMFDYMDVSPRMVFSVATALIPFLQNDDANRALMGSNMQRQAVPLLTTEAPVVGTGMEVKTAVDSGVCVVAKKAGTVLRSTSTDISIKNDDGTKDDYHLTKYLRSNQSNCYNQKPIVFQGEHVEAGQVIADGPSTANGELALGKNPLIGFMTWEGYNYEDAVLLSERLVMDDVYTSVHIEEYEAEARDTKLGPEEITRDVPGVGDDALKDLDERGIIRIGAEVRAGDILVGKVTPKGETELTAEERLLRAIFGEKAREVRDTSLKVPHGEYGIVVDAKVFTRENGDEMSPGVNQSVRIYIAQKRKISVGDKMAGRHGNKGVVSRVLPVEDMPFLPNGRPLDIVLNPLGVPSRMNIGQVLEIHLSLAAKALGFNVATPIFQGANEHDIQDTLELANDYVNTEDFEEFREKYKDILAPDVMQYLDENKAHRALWKGVPISRDGKVRLRDGRTGEYFDSPVTIGHMHYLKLHHLVDDKIHARSTGPYSLVTQQPLGGKAQFGGQRFGEMEVWALEAYGASYTLQEILTVKSDDVVGRVKTYEAIIKGDNIPEPGIPESFKVLLKELQSLGLDVKVLKDDNTEVHLLESVDYGDTDLRSVIEGDSRRHHDREEDYGKHGYTKQEFDGEELVDIDEDEDEDDDFIELDEALEDDDEE